The following are encoded together in the Oceanobacillus zhaokaii genome:
- a CDS encoding NCS2 family permease, protein MKKYFQFDELGTNFKTETIAGITTFLAMAYILFVNPATLGEAGMDKGAVFTATALAAAIGTLIMGLVAKYPVVLAPGMGLNAFFTYTVVIGLGIPWETALSGVLVSGIILVLLTLTKIREKIIDAIPGNLKLAVGAGIGLFIAFVGLQSAGIVVNNDATLVGIGDLTSPTVLLAIFGLIISVILLTSGIKAGIFYGMIISVIVGMIFGLIPLPAGISGIVGEVPSLAPTFGQALANLGNIFTIDMLVVILTFMFVDFFDTAGTLVAVASQAGIMKDGKLPRAGRALVSDSSGTVVGAILGTSSTTSYVESTAGVGVGGKSGFTAVVAAGCFLLALFFSPLLSIVTAEVTAPALIIVGVLMASQLKNVEWDRFEVAVPAFFTVLMMPLTYSIATGIAVGFIFYPITMLVKGKAKEVHPIMYALAVIFILYFIFLG, encoded by the coding sequence ATGAAGAAATATTTTCAGTTTGATGAACTAGGAACAAATTTCAAAACGGAAACAATCGCGGGAATTACCACATTCTTAGCAATGGCATATATTTTATTCGTTAACCCAGCAACGCTTGGGGAAGCTGGAATGGATAAGGGCGCTGTCTTTACAGCAACAGCTCTTGCAGCAGCTATTGGTACATTAATTATGGGATTAGTTGCGAAATATCCAGTTGTGCTTGCACCAGGTATGGGACTTAATGCTTTCTTCACATACACAGTTGTCATTGGTCTTGGGATTCCATGGGAAACAGCATTATCTGGGGTTTTGGTTTCAGGTATTATTCTTGTTTTATTAACATTAACAAAAATCCGTGAAAAAATTATTGACGCTATTCCAGGTAATTTAAAACTTGCAGTTGGTGCTGGGATTGGATTATTTATCGCTTTTGTAGGCTTACAAAGTGCCGGAATTGTTGTGAATAACGATGCTACACTAGTTGGTATCGGTGATTTGACTTCACCAACCGTTTTATTAGCTATATTTGGACTGATTATTTCTGTTATCTTACTAACATCCGGGATTAAAGCGGGTATTTTTTACGGAATGATTATTTCTGTTATTGTGGGTATGATATTTGGATTGATTCCCCTTCCAGCAGGTATTAGTGGAATTGTAGGAGAAGTTCCAAGCCTTGCACCTACATTTGGTCAAGCATTGGCTAATTTGGGTAATATCTTTACAATCGATATGTTAGTTGTTATTTTAACATTCATGTTCGTTGATTTCTTTGATACAGCAGGGACACTTGTTGCGGTAGCATCACAGGCTGGTATTATGAAGGATGGTAAATTACCACGTGCTGGGCGTGCACTTGTTTCTGATTCTTCTGGAACTGTTGTCGGTGCGATTCTTGGTACGTCAAGTACAACTTCTTATGTAGAGTCAACGGCAGGTGTAGGTGTCGGCGGAAAATCTGGTTTTACGGCTGTAGTTGCTGCAGGATGTTTCCTTCTCGCACTATTCTTTTCACCACTATTGAGCATTGTTACTGCTGAGGTAACAGCACCAGCTTTAATTATTGTAGGTGTATTGATGGCTTCACAATTGAAGAATGTTGAATGGGATCGTTTCGAGGTTGCTGTACCGGCATTCTTTACCGTATTAATGATGCCCCTAACATACAGTATTGCAACTGGTATTGCAGTCGGTTTTATTTTCTATCCGATTACGATGCTTGTAAAAGGGAAGGCAAAAGAAGTACATCCAATTATGTACGCTTTAGCAGTAATATTTATTTTGTACTTTATATTCTTAGGTTAG
- a CDS encoding DUF3427 domain-containing protein — translation MTLRQPVAVNKLEKPVIIFKDGTELKEFPSIQTASKWLKKYSGYDYIPYKQVERGILFGETWLHRGSMYAFTTDENVRLAKLEELGIETENKSESKVEPTGFWTFFCNPKKWAIDDFLASNKVEDTFSITSWQKDWFSEGQLGVIRVGHDSRNKEELNSKPRLKRGIYAVVEVNGDPFYSTEKDGFYYEGFENEGYRVPVRYIRNLLNRPILLEDLNLEDHEYDKYLVEGFQASSMPLNPQTLLKISTMVDTPETTTTYPYKVGSEYSRKDIYKILNVPENKQDGIWNTGYTTYNNDIYIFASINSSGRTGHDYDNKFIGDELQWFSKGNHSLSTPSIQAMLNPKGNIFIFTREDSSNTNFVYQGNGRVKEYEDTKPVKIIWEFNDENEEYPNKITEEVDNSKVYTEGATKQVSVNVYERNPVARRKCIEHYGSSCEVCDFNFERTYGDLGKDFIHVHHLKELHTISEEYEVNPITDLRPVCPNCHAMLHKRKPAYSIYELKGILYGN, via the coding sequence ATGACACTAAGACAACCTGTTGCTGTTAATAAGTTAGAAAAACCTGTGATTATTTTTAAAGATGGGACAGAATTAAAAGAATTTCCTTCTATTCAGACGGCTTCAAAATGGTTAAAAAAATACTCAGGTTATGATTACATTCCATATAAACAAGTAGAACGCGGAATACTTTTTGGTGAAACGTGGTTACACCGAGGGTCTATGTATGCCTTTACAACTGACGAGAATGTTAGATTAGCTAAATTAGAAGAGTTGGGTATTGAGACAGAAAACAAAAGTGAAAGTAAAGTTGAACCTACAGGTTTTTGGACATTCTTCTGTAATCCTAAGAAATGGGCTATTGATGACTTCTTAGCTTCAAACAAAGTTGAGGATACATTTTCTATAACTAGTTGGCAAAAAGATTGGTTTAGTGAAGGACAATTAGGTGTAATTAGAGTTGGTCATGATTCTAGAAATAAGGAAGAGTTAAACAGTAAACCAAGACTTAAACGTGGCATCTATGCTGTTGTCGAGGTTAATGGTGATCCATTTTACTCAACCGAAAAAGATGGATTTTATTATGAAGGTTTTGAAAATGAAGGCTATAGAGTACCTGTTAGATACATAAGAAACTTGTTGAATAGACCTATATTACTTGAAGATTTAAATTTAGAAGACCATGAATACGATAAATACTTAGTTGAAGGATTTCAAGCTTCTTCAATGCCTTTGAATCCACAAACATTATTAAAAATATCAACAATGGTAGATACTCCCGAAACTACCACTACATATCCCTATAAAGTAGGAAGTGAATATTCGAGAAAGGATATTTATAAAATCTTAAATGTGCCTGAAAATAAACAAGATGGCATTTGGAATACTGGTTATACCACTTATAACAACGATATATACATTTTTGCTAGTATTAACTCATCTGGCAGAACAGGGCACGACTATGATAATAAGTTCATAGGTGATGAACTACAGTGGTTTAGCAAAGGAAATCATTCCTTATCTACCCCTTCAATACAAGCAATGCTAAATCCAAAAGGAAATATATTTATATTTACACGTGAAGACAGCAGTAACACAAACTTTGTATATCAAGGAAATGGTAGAGTTAAAGAGTATGAGGATACTAAGCCAGTAAAAATTATATGGGAATTTAATGATGAGAATGAAGAATACCCTAATAAAATAACTGAGGAAGTAGATAATTCCAAAGTATATACAGAAGGGGCTACTAAACAAGTATCTGTTAACGTTTATGAACGTAACCCAGTAGCTAGAAGAAAATGTATAGAACACTATGGGAGTAGCTGTGAAGTTTGTGATTTTAATTTTGAAAGGACATATGGTGATCTTGGCAAGGACTTTATACATGTTCATCACCTTAAAGAGTTACATACTATTAGTGAAGAATATGAAGTTAACCCTATTACTGATTTAAGACCTGTATGTCCCAATTGCCATGCTATGTTACATAAAAGGAAACCAGCTTATTCTATTTATGAACTAAAGGGGATTTTATATGGAAATTGA
- a CDS encoding nitroreductase family protein has protein sequence MMLTDVKTYRKPEFEIDEMFLNRWSPRSFSEKEVPTEILSSLFEAARWAPSAFNFQPWRFIVAKTNEERETFHSFISEFNLTWCKKAPVLSLIISKKAKDGAEFPTHSFDTGAAWGYLALQANKSGLVTHPMTGFDFQKAREVLEIPEDYAIEALVAIGYQDEKEKLPEKLQQREHPNERQSLQEFIFNGKFGSK, from the coding sequence ATGATGTTAACTGATGTGAAAACATACAGAAAACCTGAATTTGAAATTGATGAAATGTTTTTAAATCGTTGGTCACCAAGGTCATTTTCAGAAAAAGAGGTACCAACAGAGATATTATCGTCTTTATTTGAAGCTGCGCGCTGGGCACCTTCTGCTTTTAATTTTCAGCCTTGGCGATTCATTGTCGCTAAGACGAATGAAGAAAGAGAAACTTTCCATTCATTTATTAGTGAATTTAATTTGACTTGGTGTAAAAAAGCACCAGTTCTTTCGCTAATCATTTCAAAAAAAGCGAAAGATGGCGCAGAATTTCCAACGCATTCTTTTGACACCGGTGCTGCATGGGGATACCTTGCATTACAAGCAAATAAATCTGGTCTAGTCACTCACCCAATGACTGGTTTTGATTTTCAAAAAGCAAGGGAAGTATTAGAAATTCCTGAGGATTACGCGATTGAAGCATTGGTTGCCATCGGTTATCAAGATGAAAAAGAAAAACTGCCCGAAAAACTCCAGCAGCGTGAACACCCTAATGAGCGCCAGTCTCTACAGGAATTCATTTTTAATGGAAAATTCGGAAGTAAGTAG
- a CDS encoding sigma-70 family RNA polymerase sigma factor: protein MKLDIHTVKRAIKGDARAFEELLFQEEKMLYYKALSYVGKKEDALDAIQETSCKAFLSIGQLRHPEYFSTWLFRILIRECYNLLKQRNQMIPYEENELLKKFDSKQDEEIECFHLSEALSRLNSFYQTSIILYYYHDLPIKDISVVMEKPVGTVKTYLRRAREQLKSELELERSYQLNEKIT from the coding sequence GTGAAACTTGATATACATACAGTGAAGAGAGCCATTAAAGGAGATGCAAGAGCTTTTGAAGAATTGCTTTTTCAAGAAGAAAAAATGCTATATTACAAAGCACTTTCTTATGTTGGTAAAAAGGAAGATGCTTTGGATGCCATTCAAGAAACTTCATGCAAAGCATTCCTATCAATAGGACAATTACGACATCCTGAGTATTTTTCAACTTGGTTGTTTAGAATACTTATCCGAGAATGTTACAATCTGTTGAAGCAACGAAACCAAATGATTCCTTATGAGGAAAATGAATTATTAAAGAAATTCGACAGTAAGCAGGATGAAGAGATTGAATGTTTTCATTTAAGTGAGGCATTATCGAGGCTTAATTCATTTTATCAAACGTCTATCATCTTATATTATTATCATGACCTTCCCATTAAGGACATTTCAGTAGTAATGGAAAAACCGGTTGGTACAGTGAAAACATATTTACGCAGAGCACGGGAGCAATTAAAAAGTGAGTTAGAGTTAGAAAGGAGTTATCAATTAAATGAAAAAATCACATGA